One bacterium DNA segment encodes these proteins:
- a CDS encoding NAD-dependent malic enzyme, with the protein MKRFELKVDPLTNEIYYAVPHKGNALVSDPLLNKGNAFSNVERAEFDLVGLFPDRVGTLDEQLTRNYDIFKTKATDLGRYVSLLALLDRNETVFYSTLLKHLEEMLPIVYTPTVGQACLTLSHIVRRWRGIFVSPRNVDSIEQILENVGLPNVSLIVATDGERILGLGDLGADGMGIPVGKISLYVAAAGIHPASTLPVMIDVGTNNERLLADPLYIGLRQPRLTGDAYYEVIERFVQGVKRVFPRALLQWEDFGKQHAATLLDRYQKRILSFNDDIQGTGATAAAALRTAFKTTGRALKDERIGILGFGQAGSGVANALVSLLVAEGGMSQAEARRNIYAVDINGLLMEGDKADEYQSNFLQPSDAIANWPVSKDRNPNLAEVVKHARITTLIGLSGQRGAFTGDILSALANNCERPIVLALSNPTSCCEVLPEEVMAATNGKALMATGSPFKPFIIPDGREVIISQCNNLYVFPGMGLGAIVSQAQHVTHTMFYAATCAISEMVSSENRAKGALLPPLTDIRSVSFTVALAVAKQARDEGIGMNVSDEHLAGLIQSAMWVPRYYPYRYSGR; encoded by the coding sequence ATGAAACGCTTCGAACTTAAGGTTGACCCACTCACCAACGAGATTTACTACGCTGTTCCGCATAAGGGAAACGCGCTGGTCTCTGACCCACTTTTGAATAAAGGCAACGCCTTTTCCAATGTCGAACGGGCCGAATTTGATCTGGTCGGATTGTTTCCCGATCGGGTTGGTACGCTCGACGAACAGCTAACTCGCAACTATGATATATTCAAAACCAAAGCAACGGATTTAGGTCGCTATGTATCACTGCTGGCGCTTCTCGACCGCAACGAGACAGTGTTCTATTCAACGCTGTTGAAGCACCTCGAAGAGATGCTGCCAATCGTCTATACACCAACTGTCGGTCAAGCTTGTCTGACTCTGTCACACATCGTAAGACGCTGGCGCGGAATCTTCGTCTCGCCGCGCAACGTTGATTCCATTGAACAGATTCTCGAAAACGTCGGACTGCCGAACGTATCGCTCATCGTAGCAACCGACGGTGAGAGAATTTTGGGACTCGGGGATCTTGGCGCCGATGGCATGGGCATTCCAGTCGGCAAAATCTCGCTCTACGTTGCCGCTGCCGGAATTCATCCGGCATCGACTCTGCCGGTTATGATTGATGTCGGCACCAATAATGAGCGACTCCTTGCTGATCCGCTTTATATCGGCTTGCGTCAGCCTCGGCTCACAGGAGATGCCTATTACGAAGTTATTGAACGATTCGTGCAAGGCGTGAAGCGTGTATTCCCGCGAGCACTCTTGCAGTGGGAAGACTTCGGCAAACAACATGCTGCAACTCTTCTCGATCGTTACCAGAAACGGATTCTGAGCTTCAATGATGATATTCAGGGCACCGGCGCTACAGCCGCTGCCGCACTTCGAACTGCGTTTAAGACCACTGGTCGTGCACTCAAGGACGAGCGGATCGGAATCCTCGGTTTCGGTCAAGCCGGGAGCGGTGTTGCAAACGCGCTGGTCTCACTTTTGGTTGCTGAAGGTGGAATGTCACAGGCTGAAGCCCGCCGCAACATTTACGCGGTCGATATCAATGGACTACTCATGGAAGGCGACAAGGCTGATGAGTATCAGTCAAATTTCCTCCAACCGAGCGATGCCATTGCAAACTGGCCGGTTTCAAAAGACCGCAATCCCAACCTCGCCGAAGTCGTCAAGCACGCTCGAATAACAACTCTCATCGGTCTTTCGGGTCAGAGAGGTGCATTCACCGGCGATATTCTCAGCGCGTTGGCAAACAACTGCGAGCGCCCGATTGTACTTGCTCTCTCAAATCCGACTTCTTGTTGCGAAGTCCTTCCCGAAGAAGTCATGGCTGCGACCAATGGGAAAGCGTTGATGGCGACCGGCAGTCCGTTCAAGCCGTTCATTATCCCGGATGGTCGCGAGGTCATAATTTCCCAATGTAACAATCTCTATGTCTTCCCCGGAATGGGACTCGGCGCCATTGTCAGTCAGGCACAACATGTCACTCACACGATGTTCTATGCCGCGACATGCGCGATTTCTGAAATGGTAAGCTCTGAAAACAGGGCGAAGGGTGCCCTCTTGCCGCCGTTGACTGACATCCGCAGTGTCTCGTTCACCGTCGCATTGGCGGTCGCTAAACAAGCGCGGGATGAAGGAATAGGCATGAATGTCTCTGACGAACACCTAGCAGGCTTGATTCAAAGTGCCATGTGGGTTCCGAGATACTACCCATATCGCTACTCAGGTCGCTAA
- a CDS encoding tetratricopeptide repeat protein, with the protein MAKRIQDTTVTSKDRLLGSIVVFVVALAARLIYVNAAAGTPTFGFLTFDLLQFHNLAVSIFQDSQLGHEAVFKAPLYSLVLSQIYSMVSNPIFQSFVIQCILGSISAILIYLISVRFYTQRISITAGLIAALYGTLIFFDAELLPVSFTVFLILLATYLLMKYEEGHRVFLAVAAGITLALSGAATPETLVLVPVAGFWIYRDGAGKKKFRLSHTLAMLIAAVVVTVPFAIRNNTLGGEKVPYLTDIGVRMAIANQEGATGRDFILPNGVRELGQSYSNALEATQRTKVSEFSASEMGGIWLGQAVGYIFSHPLDWLGLELRKLACLISGYEISTDRPIYYFASQNMPLQVLLFDKFLSIPFGLILPFAFLAFLAVRHNNRKQLLLVWSATGLVLVSLLLAPFAFQRILFVPFIIIWSAAGFWGLVGLYQKQEFRRFYTWLSILVAAVVIVNGVAKIPGLIPTVDSEFEGRMFAANAHLTANRLEEAKTNYDAALRIDPRSPRPYSSLASIFAQQGNDSLAIVYYNRAVAVDPSDDRPLKNIVNLMKRKQKLAELNNVLVRVIKEFPKANWAYNEYASLHVRLSEFTQAADIYEKSFAADSTNIEAIFLKAEVYLMADMRQEAEEEFQRYLQYAPNSVAARANLGQVYARQRRIEEALREFGFVREQEPGNPATYFNLASVYYQTNDLMRAASYLDTADAIDHNFPGLEEMRQMIDSARVNR; encoded by the coding sequence ATGGCGAAGCGAATTCAAGATACGACAGTTACATCTAAGGATCGTCTGCTGGGATCGATTGTCGTGTTTGTCGTTGCATTGGCGGCAAGGCTGATCTACGTCAATGCAGCCGCCGGCACGCCGACCTTCGGCTTCTTGACCTTTGACCTGCTGCAATTCCATAACCTCGCTGTTTCAATATTTCAGGATTCACAGCTAGGGCACGAAGCTGTATTTAAGGCTCCGCTCTATTCACTGGTGTTGTCGCAAATCTACTCAATGGTCAGCAATCCAATCTTCCAGTCTTTCGTGATACAGTGCATTCTCGGCTCGATCTCCGCCATATTGATATACCTGATTTCGGTCCGCTTCTACACGCAACGTATTTCAATCACGGCAGGGTTGATTGCGGCTCTCTACGGTACGTTAATATTCTTCGATGCTGAGCTGCTTCCCGTTAGTTTCACGGTGTTTCTAATCTTGCTCGCAACATACCTGCTGATGAAGTACGAAGAAGGCCACCGAGTTTTCCTCGCAGTGGCTGCGGGAATTACGTTGGCACTTTCCGGCGCCGCAACCCCAGAGACTCTAGTACTTGTGCCAGTGGCCGGATTCTGGATTTATCGAGACGGTGCAGGCAAAAAGAAATTCCGTCTCAGCCACACGTTAGCAATGTTGATCGCCGCTGTGGTGGTCACGGTACCGTTTGCGATTCGCAACAACACGCTCGGCGGTGAAAAAGTCCCTTACCTCACTGATATCGGTGTGAGGATGGCGATCGCCAATCAGGAGGGCGCTACAGGGAGGGACTTCATACTACCCAACGGAGTTCGAGAACTGGGTCAGAGTTATTCTAATGCGCTCGAAGCCACTCAGAGAACCAAGGTGAGTGAATTTTCCGCATCTGAAATGGGCGGAATTTGGCTGGGTCAAGCTGTCGGGTACATATTCAGCCATCCGCTTGACTGGCTCGGATTGGAACTGCGCAAGCTTGCCTGCTTGATTAGTGGCTACGAAATTTCGACAGATCGACCGATCTACTACTTTGCCAGTCAAAATATGCCTCTTCAAGTTTTGTTGTTTGACAAGTTCTTGTCGATTCCTTTCGGACTGATACTGCCTTTCGCATTCCTCGCTTTCTTGGCGGTTAGACATAACAATCGAAAACAGCTTCTGTTGGTATGGTCGGCGACAGGATTGGTGTTAGTATCGCTATTGCTAGCCCCATTCGCATTCCAACGGATATTGTTCGTGCCGTTCATTATCATCTGGTCAGCGGCAGGATTCTGGGGATTGGTGGGCTTATACCAGAAGCAGGAATTCCGTCGTTTCTATACCTGGCTATCGATCTTGGTTGCCGCGGTGGTTATCGTCAACGGCGTCGCAAAGATCCCCGGATTGATACCAACTGTTGATTCTGAGTTTGAAGGAAGGATGTTTGCCGCGAATGCCCATCTGACAGCCAACCGGTTGGAAGAAGCCAAAACAAATTATGATGCTGCATTGCGCATAGATCCAAGATCGCCGCGACCGTACAGCAGTCTTGCCTCGATTTTCGCTCAGCAGGGCAATGATTCGTTGGCAATTGTCTACTACAATCGCGCCGTCGCCGTTGATCCAAGCGATGACCGGCCGCTAAAGAATATTGTCAACCTAATGAAGCGAAAACAGAAACTTGCAGAGTTGAATAATGTACTCGTTCGAGTGATAAAAGAATTCCCAAAAGCCAATTGGGCTTATAATGAATATGCGTCACTTCATGTCAGACTGAGCGAATTTACTCAAGCGGCAGATATCTATGAAAAGTCCTTCGCTGCCGACTCGACCAATATTGAAGCCATATTCCTTAAGGCTGAGGTCTATTTGATGGCTGATATGCGCCAAGAAGCTGAAGAAGAATTTCAGAGATATTTGCAGTACGCGCCAAACTCGGTAGCGGCGCGTGCCAATCTCGGCCAGGTATACGCCCGTCAGCGGCGCATTGAAGAAGCTCTCCGCGAGTTTGGTTTTGTTCGGGAACAAGAGCCGGGAAATCCGGCAACCTATTTCAATCTTGCTTCAGTTTACTATCAAACGAACGACTTGATGCGTGCAGCGAGTTATCTCGACACGGCGGACGCAATTGATCACAATTTCCCGGGACTCGAAGAAATGCGCCAGATGATTGACTCGGCACGAGTCAATCGTTAG
- a CDS encoding DUF192 domain-containing protein — MAAPKRKSKKSSPATTRNQRSGLKRLIIIGIIAIVGIAAAIFLTRDSKNSSTTQNSDAGEGSYQSLMRLEFLKEGLLSFYSANGTYITTIDIELAEAFEERRLGLMFRTSMEDNQGMFFIWPTDVQQSFWMKNTILPLDMIFINSSNEIVTIHKNTTPYAETQYPSSRPAQFVLEVNAGYCDRVGIKEGDKIGWMRTN, encoded by the coding sequence TTGGCAGCACCAAAACGAAAAAGTAAGAAGTCGTCCCCGGCAACAACTCGCAACCAGCGCTCGGGGCTGAAACGACTGATAATCATCGGAATAATAGCCATCGTGGGTATCGCGGCAGCGATTTTTCTAACACGCGATAGCAAAAACTCGAGCACAACGCAGAATTCTGATGCCGGCGAAGGCAGCTACCAATCGCTGATGCGGCTGGAGTTTCTCAAGGAAGGATTGCTATCCTTCTATTCGGCAAATGGCACGTATATTACGACCATCGATATTGAACTTGCCGAGGCCTTCGAAGAGCGCCGTTTGGGGCTGATGTTTCGTACGTCGATGGAAGATAATCAGGGCATGTTCTTCATTTGGCCGACTGACGTACAGCAGTCGTTTTGGATGAAGAACACAATTCTGCCGCTGGACATGATCTTCATAAATTCCAGCAATGAGATTGTCACAATTCATAAGAATACGACACCGTACGCGGAGACACAGTATCCTTCCTCCCGCCCGGCTCAGTTTGTGCTCGAAGTGAACGCAGGATACTGCGATCGAGTTGGAATCAAGGAAGGCGACAAGATCGGCTGGATGCGCACCAATTGA
- a CDS encoding S-ribosylhomocysteine lyase: MANKVESFQLDHLSMPAPQVRMAGHQTGPKGDIISKFDLRFVKPNTDAIPTAALHTLEHLLATYMREYLDGIIDLSPMGCRTGFYLTVWGEVDSKRVETALVNSLKRVTATAWEDVPATTAKECGNYRDHSLFGAIEYARTVIAGFESR, from the coding sequence ATGGCGAATAAGGTTGAATCGTTCCAGCTTGATCATTTGAGTATGCCCGCTCCGCAAGTACGTATGGCGGGGCACCAAACTGGTCCCAAAGGTGACATCATTTCGAAATTCGATCTGCGTTTTGTTAAACCGAATACAGATGCGATTCCCACTGCCGCGTTGCACACTTTGGAGCATCTGCTGGCAACTTACATGCGCGAATATCTCGACGGCATTATTGATCTCTCGCCGATGGGTTGTCGCACCGGTTTCTACCTGACGGTCTGGGGCGAAGTCGACAGCAAGCGGGTAGAGACGGCGTTAGTCAATTCGCTCAAGCGTGTAACTGCCACAGCTTGGGAGGATGTTCCGGCAACGACCGCCAAGGAATGCGGAAATTATCGCGACCATTCCCTTTTCGGGGCCATTGAGTATGCCAGAACCGTAATCGCAGGGTTTGAATCAAGATGA
- a CDS encoding 5'-methylthioadenosine/adenosylhomocysteine nucleosidase, with protein MIGIIGAMAEEIELFKQNMEIKKTYSYARTEYNVGTINEQEVVLLQAGIGKVKSTISTQILIDRFDIDMIIFTGLAGALTSNLRRGDLVVANHVVQYDFDLTAFGRRHGELPDIGRLLEPDPKLIKFMCYAYDDIFQNDKNAPHLIVGSICSGDKFITDRRDIDWLQREFGAVATEMEGAAVGYTCFVNDVKFAILRTISDTGGDGATDDFDEYLKVASANSFKIVSTMLRVMSYRENAIG; from the coding sequence ATGATTGGTATCATTGGAGCGATGGCGGAAGAGATCGAATTGTTCAAGCAGAACATGGAGATCAAGAAAACCTACAGTTACGCCCGAACCGAATACAATGTCGGAACGATAAACGAGCAGGAAGTTGTGTTGCTGCAGGCAGGAATCGGCAAAGTGAAATCCACTATCAGCACGCAGATACTGATCGATCGTTTTGATATCGACATGATCATCTTCACGGGGCTGGCCGGCGCACTGACTTCGAACTTGCGGCGCGGCGACTTAGTGGTCGCGAATCATGTCGTGCAGTATGATTTCGATTTGACCGCGTTTGGCCGCCGCCACGGTGAACTGCCGGATATCGGTCGATTGCTCGAGCCGGATCCGAAGTTGATCAAATTCATGTGCTATGCTTATGACGATATCTTCCAGAATGACAAGAACGCTCCGCATTTAATCGTTGGTTCGATTTGTTCCGGAGACAAGTTCATCACGGACCGACGCGATATTGATTGGTTACAGCGCGAATTCGGCGCGGTTGCCACTGAGATGGAAGGTGCCGCTGTCGGTTACACCTGCTTTGTCAACGATGTGAAGTTCGCGATCCTGCGAACGATTTCCGACACCGGCGGCGACGGCGCGACCGATGACTTCGACGAGTACCTCAAAGTAGCCTCAGCCAATTCCTTCAAAATTGTCAG
- a CDS encoding VCBS repeat-containing protein yields the protein MRKFINRFQHITLLAIFTWLISSGSLSAQFTRETNPFPIVIGADTLDYPFWGGINNPKPSLVDFDGDSLFDLFIGETNGKLNYLGNIGTLTTPIWSPIADRFAQISIGTWHRFVDLDDDGDFDLLCDNNSNGVMFYRNQSVGNVINFVLVNSSFEGIVTGVNNTPALTDIDSDGDFDFFIGDPGGQLVFYRNTGSATTPTFTLESTFYDSILAFPGGGGGFNRPSDPQHGFSAINFVDIDDDSDQDIMWGDLFNTNLYLFENAGTASLSDFVYQTDTFLSPAYSTLGFNHAPLADVDNDGDLDMILSPANGEFIDNLKFLRNTGTAASANFVLEQQNLIDNIDVGRSAFPDMADLDGDGDLDLLVGGGDGTIAYFQNVGSRTAPKFVRITSSLAGIDVGFSAMPAFVDWDNDGDLDILIGNENGFIQYWGNNGDECTPNFVNITNQLAGIKTDQLAVPVPVDLDNDGLKDLIVGEWDFNGLANIHLYENTGTSGSPALTLITKFVIKKTARDFTLPCAADWDGDGKIDLIVGGRLMGLTWFRNTAPGGVFPDSLTLIAQPDIIAGSDVGWRAAMTFGDIDSDGDLDLLVGEEDGGVNFFRRDGGDQFLIGDADNSESISISDVVRIIGYIFGGGTPPDPLLSGDANCTGGLSISDAVFLISYIFGGGPAPCASCTGT from the coding sequence ATGAGGAAATTTATCAATCGCTTCCAGCACATCACGCTACTTGCGATATTCACCTGGCTCATATCGTCCGGCAGTCTCAGCGCCCAATTCACCCGTGAGACTAACCCCTTTCCTATCGTTATCGGCGCAGATACGCTTGATTATCCCTTTTGGGGCGGTATCAACAACCCCAAACCTTCTCTTGTCGATTTCGATGGCGACTCACTGTTTGACCTGTTCATTGGCGAAACTAACGGTAAGCTCAATTATCTTGGGAATATCGGCACGTTGACAACACCTATTTGGTCGCCGATTGCAGATCGATTTGCGCAGATCAGCATCGGTACCTGGCATCGTTTTGTCGATCTCGACGACGATGGCGATTTCGATCTTCTTTGCGACAACAACAGCAACGGCGTGATGTTTTATCGCAATCAAAGTGTCGGCAATGTCATTAACTTCGTTCTGGTGAATTCATCATTTGAAGGCATCGTCACCGGCGTCAACAACACTCCCGCTTTGACCGACATTGATAGCGATGGCGATTTCGATTTCTTCATAGGTGATCCAGGGGGACAATTGGTGTTCTACCGAAACACCGGCTCCGCAACGACGCCGACCTTTACACTGGAATCGACTTTCTACGACAGCATTCTTGCCTTTCCGGGTGGCGGCGGAGGTTTCAACAGGCCGTCCGATCCCCAGCATGGTTTCAGCGCTATCAATTTCGTCGACATTGATGATGATTCCGATCAAGACATAATGTGGGGCGATCTTTTCAACACCAATCTCTATCTCTTTGAAAATGCCGGCACAGCATCACTATCCGATTTCGTTTATCAAACGGATACTTTCCTTTCGCCGGCATACTCGACTCTCGGATTCAATCACGCTCCGCTTGCCGATGTCGACAACGATGGCGATCTCGACATGATTCTCTCGCCTGCCAATGGCGAATTCATCGACAACCTAAAATTTCTGCGCAACACCGGCACAGCGGCGAGCGCCAATTTCGTACTCGAACAACAAAATCTCATCGATAATATTGATGTCGGCCGCAGCGCATTTCCGGACATGGCTGATCTTGATGGCGATGGCGACCTCGACCTGTTAGTCGGCGGCGGTGACGGCACTATTGCCTATTTCCAGAATGTTGGTAGCCGCACAGCACCGAAGTTTGTTCGTATCACATCCAGCCTCGCCGGAATCGACGTTGGTTTTTCGGCTATGCCCGCCTTCGTCGATTGGGACAACGACGGCGATTTGGACATTCTCATAGGAAATGAAAACGGATTCATTCAATACTGGGGCAACAACGGCGATGAGTGCACGCCAAACTTCGTAAACATCACCAATCAGCTTGCCGGGATCAAGACCGACCAATTGGCCGTACCTGTGCCGGTCGATCTCGACAACGATGGCTTGAAAGATCTAATCGTTGGTGAGTGGGACTTTAATGGTCTCGCGAACATCCATCTATATGAAAACACCGGCACCTCCGGTAGCCCGGCACTTACGCTAATCACCAAATTCGTCATCAAGAAAACAGCGCGCGACTTCACGCTGCCATGCGCCGCTGATTGGGATGGCGATGGCAAGATTGACCTGATAGTTGGTGGTCGGCTGATGGGTCTGACGTGGTTCCGTAATACGGCGCCTGGCGGTGTCTTTCCCGATTCGTTAACTCTGATTGCTCAACCCGACATCATCGCCGGCAGCGACGTTGGCTGGCGCGCGGCAATGACCTTCGGAGATATCGACTCAGACGGCGACCTCGATCTTCTTGTTGGCGAGGAAGACGGCGGCGTCAATTTCTTTCGAAGAGATGGCGGCGACCAATTCCTGATCGGCGACGCGGACAATTCTGAGTCGATCAGTATCTCCGATGTGGTACGGATAATCGGCTACATTTTCGGCGGCGGTACTCCTCCTGACCCGCTTCTTAGCGGTGATGCCAACTGCACTGGTGGATTGAGCATCTCCGATGCCGTGTTCCTGATCAGCTACATTTTTGGAGGCGGTCCGGCTCCATGTGCGTCATGCACTGGTACTTAA
- a CDS encoding beta-propeller fold lactonase family protein has protein sequence MRYTAWFAVLITVLMLMTGCSDKGNDTENPVLGPDGKLYVLNQADATIYVYDTETMTKVKTIDTHIAKPHYISFTPDGQYYFVMTVDLSGKIAKFSAATDEFISEFDLTAAAQAVYPNQRSVIPAGMCITGNSQYGYMCDYTAGSERGHIYKVNLATMAVEKKIQSGAQTHELLSTTDGKVIVACNLRSDDITLVYTDEDSVTFVPIDPAQQSDPSNPRYGPYCVAVDHHLQKAYISCLYANQVRILDIYSRQIIDSIEIPVTAGISTSGPAMIHHSHNGNYLFLTTRWGNTVVIVDLFQRQVVAEIPIGVGHPFGIAMSDDDKRIYVAASGQPPNHGYMYEIDVATLKVLDSTEVGVDSWGIGWKAD, from the coding sequence ATGCGTTATACAGCTTGGTTTGCAGTACTGATAACGGTCTTGATGCTGATGACCGGATGCAGCGACAAAGGAAATGATACGGAAAATCCAGTCCTCGGTCCGGATGGCAAACTCTACGTGCTCAATCAGGCCGACGCGACCATTTATGTCTACGACACTGAGACAATGACCAAGGTCAAGACAATCGATACTCATATCGCCAAGCCGCACTACATTTCCTTTACACCGGATGGACAGTATTACTTCGTAATGACCGTCGACCTTTCCGGCAAGATTGCCAAATTCAGTGCCGCGACCGACGAGTTCATTTCGGAGTTTGACTTAACTGCCGCTGCGCAGGCAGTCTATCCGAATCAGCGCAGCGTGATTCCGGCCGGCATGTGCATCACCGGTAACAGCCAATACGGCTACATGTGCGATTACACTGCCGGCTCTGAACGCGGGCACATCTACAAAGTCAACCTTGCGACAATGGCAGTTGAGAAGAAAATCCAGTCCGGCGCTCAGACCCACGAGCTTTTGAGCACTACTGACGGCAAGGTGATCGTTGCCTGCAATCTCCGCTCTGATGACATCACTCTGGTCTATACCGACGAGGACTCCGTCACGTTCGTGCCGATAGACCCCGCTCAGCAATCCGATCCTTCTAATCCACGCTATGGACCATATTGCGTAGCTGTCGACCATCATTTGCAAAAAGCATACATCTCATGTCTCTATGCCAACCAAGTTCGCATTCTCGATATCTACTCGCGACAGATCATTGACTCGATCGAGATTCCGGTGACAGCAGGAATATCCACCTCTGGTCCGGCGATGATACACCATTCGCACAATGGCAACTATCTTTTTCTCACCACTCGTTGGGGTAACACCGTTGTGATTGTTGACCTTTTCCAACGCCAGGTAGTCGCCGAAATTCCCATCGGTGTCGGCCATCCCTTTGGCATTGCCATGTCCGATGATGACAAACGGATTTACGTTGCGGCGTCAGGTCAACCGCCGAATCACGGTTACATGTATGAGATTGATGTCGCTACGTTGAAAGTTCTCGACTCAACCGAGGTTGGCGTCGATTCGTGGGGAATTGGCTGGAAGGCTGACTAA
- a CDS encoding dienelactone hydrolase family protein — protein MKTMILAIGLAAILAVPCFAAIKNEVVEYKQGDTVLEGYLVYDDAISGPRPGIIIIHQWLGLTDNEKMRAKMLAELGYVAFAIDIYGKGVRPKDAGSAGAEAGKYRQDLPLFRERINAGLQTLLKNKNVDPKRVAAIGYCFGGGAALELARSGANIAGVVSFHGSLTTTMPAAAGKVPAKILVCHGADDPFVPMKDVEGFLNEMRAAGADYQFIAYSGAVHAFTQNEAGNDNSKGAAYNEKADKRSWQAMKDFFAEIF, from the coding sequence ATGAAAACTATGATTCTGGCCATTGGTTTGGCCGCTATTCTGGCAGTCCCGTGTTTTGCGGCGATCAAGAACGAAGTAGTCGAGTACAAGCAGGGCGACACTGTTTTGGAAGGATATCTCGTATATGACGACGCCATTTCCGGTCCGCGGCCCGGCATCATCATTATTCATCAATGGCTGGGGCTTACCGACAATGAAAAAATGCGGGCCAAGATGCTTGCCGAGCTCGGATACGTTGCCTTCGCGATCGATATCTACGGCAAGGGCGTACGTCCCAAAGATGCCGGTTCTGCCGGTGCAGAGGCCGGCAAGTATCGCCAGGATCTGCCGCTGTTCCGCGAACGCATCAATGCCGGGCTTCAGACGCTTCTCAAGAACAAAAACGTTGACCCGAAGCGAGTAGCTGCGATTGGTTACTGCTTCGGTGGTGGGGCGGCTCTCGAACTGGCACGCAGTGGAGCCAATATCGCTGGAGTCGTTTCCTTTCACGGAAGTCTAACAACTACCATGCCCGCAGCAGCCGGCAAAGTCCCTGCCAAGATTCTGGTATGCCACGGAGCAGATGATCCATTTGTACCGATGAAGGATGTAGAAGGATTTTTGAACGAAATGAGAGCAGCAGGCGCCGATTACCAGTTCATCGCTTACAGCGGCGCCGTCCATGCCTTCACGCAAAATGAAGCCGGCAACGACAATTCCAAAGGCGCTGCCTACAATGAAAAAGCCGACAAGCGTTCCTGGCAGGCCATGAAGGATTTCTTCGCCGAGATATTCTAA
- the hemW gene encoding radical SAM family heme chaperone HemW produces the protein MKLSCYVHVPFCARICTYCDFYRIVHDPVWEKRYIEAICTEMDIRFEQLQKSHPGEEILLDTIFFGGGTPTVLSSDSWSTIVSRLKRYAGFSPDIEFTSEANPESSTVEKLSLLTSLGVNRTSFGAQSFNSANLERLGRLHNAEQVGIAVANARQVGIDNISVDLMYGLPDETDASLESDLRTVVSLEPQHISFYSLMLEGNVPLRYQVERREVPLPPDDLIADRYQRAVEFLAQSGYDHYEISNYARDNQRCRHNLAYWLQRDYIAFGPAAVGTIGSLRYKNEPDIFRYVKNLAVNKLPVADEEEVTSPKRLIESIMLSLRLSSGLNTDILKSEFGYDISGVRRSLIDGLKSAGDIIEEHDHLLLTTKGMFRADMIASSLLPDFV, from the coding sequence GTGAAACTCTCGTGTTACGTTCATGTGCCGTTTTGTGCACGTATCTGCACCTATTGCGATTTCTATCGAATCGTGCATGATCCAGTATGGGAAAAACGATATATCGAGGCGATCTGCACCGAGATGGATATCCGGTTTGAGCAGTTGCAGAAATCGCATCCCGGCGAAGAAATTCTGCTCGATACGATATTCTTCGGCGGCGGCACCCCTACGGTACTTTCAAGCGACTCTTGGTCGACAATCGTTTCGCGACTCAAGCGATATGCCGGTTTCTCGCCCGACATAGAATTCACTTCAGAAGCCAATCCGGAATCTTCCACAGTCGAGAAGCTCTCGTTGTTGACTTCGCTTGGAGTGAACCGGACTTCTTTTGGAGCGCAATCTTTCAACTCTGCGAATCTCGAACGACTGGGGCGATTGCACAACGCCGAACAGGTCGGCATAGCGGTAGCGAATGCTCGACAGGTTGGAATTGACAACATATCAGTAGACCTCATGTACGGACTACCCGACGAAACGGACGCTTCTCTTGAATCAGATCTACGCACTGTGGTGAGCCTCGAACCGCAGCACATTTCATTCTATTCGCTCATGCTCGAGGGAAATGTCCCGCTGAGGTATCAAGTGGAGCGCCGCGAAGTTCCGTTGCCGCCTGATGATCTGATTGCCGATCGCTACCAGCGAGCCGTAGAATTCCTTGCGCAATCCGGCTACGATCATTACGAGATTTCCAACTACGCTCGCGACAATCAGCGTTGTCGCCACAATCTTGCGTATTGGCTTCAGCGCGATTACATCGCATTCGGACCCGCGGCAGTCGGCACGATCGGAAGTCTCCGCTACAAGAATGAACCTGACATTTTTCGATACGTCAAGAACCTCGCCGTGAACAAACTGCCCGTTGCCGATGAAGAAGAAGTCACCTCTCCTAAGCGCTTAATCGAGTCGATTATGCTGTCGTTGCGCCTAAGCAGCGGCCTGAACACAGACATTTTGAAATCGGAGTTTGGTTACGACATCTCAGGAGTCCGCCGCAGTCTAATCGATGGACTCAAGTCGGCTGGGGACATTATCGAAGAGCATGACCATCTCCTGTTGACCACCAAGGGCATGTTTCGCGCGGACATGATCGCATCTTCGCTTCTGCCTGATTTTGTGTGA